The DNA segment tccccttgtaattttgctgatttgaatgcatgtagctgttcaatactgattacttgcaacactaaattggttggattagctcattaagccttgaacttcatagacaggtgtgtccaatcatgagaaaaggtatttaaggtggtcaattacaagttgtacttccctttgactctcctctgaagagtgacagcatgggaccctcaaagtaactctcaaaagatctgaaaacaaagattgttcagtatcatggtttaggggaaggctacaaaaagctatctcagaggtttaaactgtcagtttcaactgtaaggaatgtaatcaggaaatggaaggccacaggcacagttgctgttaaaccaggtctggcaggccaaagaaaaatataggagcggcatatgcccaggattgtgagaatggttacccacagatcacctccaaagacctgcaagaacatcttgctgcagatggtgtatctgtacatcgttctacaattcagcgcagttttcacaaagaacatctgtatggcatggtaatgagaaagaagccctttctgcactcacgccacaaacagagtagcttgttgtatgcaaatgctcatttagacaagcaagattcattttggaacaaagtgctttggactgatgagacaaaaattgagttatttggttataacaaaaagtgctttgcatggtggaagaagaacaccacattccaagaaaaacaccggctacctactgtcaaatttggtggaggttccatcatgctgtggggctgtgtggctagttcagggactggggcccttgttaaagtcgagggtcagatgaattcaacccaatatcaagaaattcttcaggataatgttcaaacattagtcacaaagttgaagttaagcagggtattggatattccaacaagacaatgacccaaaacacagttcgaaatctacaaaggcattcatgcagagggagaagtacaatgttctggaatggccgtcacagtctcctgacttgaatatcatcaaaatctatgggatgatttgaagcaggctgcccATGCTCGGcatccatcaaatttaactgaagtggagagattttgtacagaagaatggtcagaaatacctccatccagaatccacacactcatcaaaggctataggaggcgtctagaggctgttgtatttgcaaaaggaggctcaactaagtattgatgtaatatctctgttggggtgcccaaatttatgcacctaattttgttatgatgcatattgcatattttctgttaatccaataaacttaatgtcactgctgaaatactactgtttccataaggcatgtcatagaTTAAAAggagctcagccaatgataaacaaaaatccaaagtatTAAGatggattcccaaactttttcatacagtatgactgtatatttacttttgcattttagtgattctgcggtgggttggcaccctgcccaggattgtttcctgccttgtgccctgtgttggctgggattggctccagcagacccccgtgaccctgtgttcggattcagcgggttggaaaatggatggatggattttagtgaTTTCAAAGATTTTAAGGATTTcatcatttaatatttattttaaactattaaTTGACATATAAAGTGTAGCATTTTAATGCTGAAActatttcttgcattttcttctttttattttcagtgcgTATATTTGGATCTTTTGGGGTTTAACAAAATAGCACCTGTAACCTTTTGCACTAAGCCTTTGGAACCAAAGAAAAACGTGAAGGGCAGTAAAACAAGTAAggcacttttgtttcttttttccttttattaatgcAGCCACTGTCAAAGTTAAAGTTATTTCACCAGAGTTATCATTTAAGTCCCCCGTATTTGGTAAAACAAGTGTGTTCGTATGGCCTTGAAGTACACACTAGTATTACAGGAAAAAACTAGTAAATAGGTTTAGGTGTTACGCTCCTGGTTCCTTTGacatttgcatcttattattcACTGACAGttggttaagaaaacaagaacCAGTTAAAAACAAGAGAatatagctgtttaagactaaaataaataattaggaGCTTAACTGAAATTaagtacaaaaatgttgcttgcACTTTAAATGTGCTAGCAGTAGTAATCAGCTATTGATTAATGGATAAGTTTGTTACTCTTCAAATCTGTTATTTCTTCATAGAtttggtatatatgcatttgccattccaaactgtgttctaaagttacttgcttaatataaattaaaaaaaaatatcttgccttcATTGGTGCTTTACACTGCAGTCTAGGGGACAAAGAGGAAGAGCTGAAATCTTGCCAAATGTGTCCAGTTTTCAAGtcaagacagttgttgagtattgatccctgtcttgtgattacacacacattgcaaAATAACGTATTCATGTCACTTTTGAATGGAAAAAAcatcaatattatgagattcatccattttaaaataaaaccagcCATGTACAACAGCTCAGCACTTAGTCTTCTTGTGCAACAACCCAAGGGGGATTTCATCCTGagagaccaaatcacagtaaacgttCTGTGCCAtgtggttgtttttttatttatttctgtgaagcgaatagaaaatgtttctttcctacaagaaaaatagtaccaggaatatgagataaaatgtgtatttccagatcccttttgttgtcacaaacatgcgtcAGAAACACGGAAGCCACAGATCAATACTTGACAGCTGTCTTGGCTTAAAAAActgatgtatttggtaagtttttaagcttttcctctgtgcccagtaccctccattgtaaagtgtCATAGCTGGCaagatatataatttttttaatttatagaacacacttaactttagaacacaatttgccatggcaaatgcatatacagtatataccatgtatgtgaagaaataacttcaacttgaaaaatatcatATTTATCCTTTAACATATTCAACTATAATAAAAACCCGAAACAATTTCAGCCCTCCGGGACTGAACTTAGAAACCCCTGACCCACATCATTGAGATAAGAAGAAATATGAAACTGTCTAATACTATGTTCTGTTAGCTGTTAATCACTTTACTATTCTCATGTTTGTTCCTAGCAGATACCTGACTGTATCCTGTATCTGTTGCCTTCCCTATTAATCACTTAATCTACTACACTTTCTTTGAACTTCAGTATCACTATTTTATGCAAGTTGTAAAActgtttttcacatcttcatttcctcttattttctttggtttagatccttaaatatacaaaagtattgcTCTTATCATcttgatttcagtttttctttttaggtGGTTAACACACTGCTGCCAAGTCTAGTAGCATAGTGACTACTGTTGATTCAGTCAATGGTATATAATACTTTCATTATAAGATGTTCTGTGTGCCATTGGCTTTTTTTGGGGCTGGGGCGGGCTGCCTTTCTTTTCGGAtactatttttctttatattgacATGTTCATTTCCAAAGTGTAAGCCTTATACTTTAGCCATGCACTTtaggttttgtatttttattctgtcCCCAGCTACCCCATAAGACCCTTTCAAGATTATGTATCTGTGTTTGCTTCAGAACTGGTCTTACAAACATCTTGGCGAGTGTTATTGTGCCTTTATCCTGTTATGCCTGCTCTGGACTGTCGTGTTGTCTATGAATAAACATACTTTTACTTTCTGCAACCCTTTCTgagtttcatttatgtttttattattgaaaatgctacCTCAAACTTTATCTATTAGGTTTAAAATCGTATTGTGGAAGTTGCaaagctttctttttaattatagaATTTTTACTTAAAGTGTCTGTTTTTGATCTAACAACTTTCATCTGCTtctcatataaaaataaacttaattgttCTTAGCCCTTACAGGAAGCAGAATGTTTCtgttgttctgtttggtttacTTCATCAGTCtgtaaaaagtaatgaaaaaaaatgaccagTTAGATGATCTTTTACTTGCAGTTGAATGCTTTTCAGGCTGCATTATTTCTGTAGTGCAGATGTATACTTAACTTAATATTGTGTAttacagcaatatatatattctgaATGAATTAATTGCAAAGTGGTTACCTGGAGGTTTCTTAGGTCTGAGTGTAGAATTTTGATAAAGGATTTTAAACTTTCCAGTGGAATAAACAGAGATAAATGGAACTTAAAGTTTCGGAAGAACCAGCAGAATACAGTGCTTAGCATTACACTTTGTACTTTTCTTGTTTTCCTAATTTAAACTATTACAGTAAGAGTCTCACTTATCCGACATAAATGGGCCGGCAGAACATCGGATAagtgaaaatgtcggataatgggaggtgttaagaaatgtcaaactatgttataattttacacattacgaacctaataatcatgttttacaacaaaacaactgaaaaaatgaacttggcaacaaaaaatagactacgttCATGCTTGCAACTtccagttcttgttgccgattgatgcgtttttttggggtttttttgcggtgggatgTCAGATAATACGAAATGtcagataagcgagactctactgtatatatatatatatatatatttttaatgtggctgaaaaaaaacatcaaacaattggagaaaaaaaaaattctacatggACACATGAGAGTGCTATTTCTCAAACTAAGAAATGTATTACAGTGTTTGGACACTTATGTCTGTGAGGTAAATAATGCTGTTATttgacaatctatatatatatctatatagatctatatatatatctaacaatctatatatataaacatatacacaacTCCTGATATATCATTTCTAGTCATGTACTTCTGTCAGTACTATCAAACTACCAGGCATTTGCGCAAAATACCATATTTCCTTGGCCTGTCTGATTACAACTAAAAGTGTATTTCTTTTCATGCAcctttttatttccttcattGCCTCtgctatatatagatagatagatagatagatagatagatagatagatagatagatagatagatagatagatagatagatagatagatagatagatactttattaatcccaatgggaaattcactataTGGCACTAACaggatttttaacaattttacgagccttagccaataaaaggtgtcattttgcttggcttttctctacattcataatggctaacacggtacaacaccctagtactaacaaTTTTACCAAAGTGGAGGTCATGTTTTCTAAAGTTTTATATTGGCTTTTCTTTTACAGAGGTGCCAACCAGCACTACTGAAGAATCCAAAGAGATGGATTTTGACATTTCAACCTATAAGAATCTTCAACATCATGATTATAGCACCTACACCTTTGTGGACTTTGATCTTGAATTAGCTAAATTCAGACTGCCGCAGCCCTTATCTGGTAGAAAATGattactggaaaaaaaacaacttcaggcAAATTGTTTTggtgaaataatacattttataccaGAATACTagctaaatacagtatttaactcataataaataacattttaatgtgttCACTTGTCATATGTATGACTCTGCATGTAAAAGCCATCTAATTCGAtgttaaaaaagagagaaatctTGGACTTTAATCAGTGATCTGACTTTATCATGATTATTTTTCTGTGAACtattttagcattttgtaatTACTTCTGTATCTTGTTCTTCTATAAATTATCTGTATATGAAGAATGTTTCATGTCTTCAGGATATTAATATAAGCATTTGCTGCAGGCTTATATCCGGCCCATCTTCTTTTGGTTCAAGGACTGTTTATTAGAGACTCGGAGAAACCAGTCTGAGCAAACTCATACGTTTGGAATTCCATTTGATTATAATCCAGTATCATTCTAGTCTAGCTCTAAAGATCTAGTGTATAGTATATGTACCGAATATCCTGTTATAATTGGAGCCATGAAGCATTAAGtttgtttattgtcatgtgtactgtatatactgtatacataatacaggtacactgaaattcttacttgcatgcctcCTGGGAATAGCTGACAACAATGCTGTACCGACAAAAAGAGACTCACAAAAAAAAAGGTATGGACAACATTCAAATAGCAtttctctctatctgtctatatatatatatatatatatatagatacacaaatatgcacacacacaaagtgcctataaaaaatattcactccCTTGAGCATTTTCAAACTTTGTTATACAAAattgaatcacagtagatttCGATGTATTTTTGACATTGATAAACAAAATCACTCATTTAatctcaaagtgaaaacagatctctgcctGGTAGGCTAAAttgtttacaaatataaaacactaaataattgacTGCATAAGCATTCACCCTTTCAAGCCAGTATTTAGTACAGGGAGATTCTAAAGGGTGGGGCCCCTGAGTTATGATGTGTGTTACTCGTGATAGAAATgaagcaaatacagtacataccttgatactgtaaatatgtaaatgatTGTCACATTCAATGTTGGAAATGGTTGCCACCTTCTTGCAAACACAGATCGACACGGTGCTCCATATCAGTATCAGCAAGCATTGTAGGGGTGATGGAAGCAATTTCATGTTCAATGTTTCGCTGCAATTGTTCCAGTGTATGAGGCTTGTTCTTGTACACTTTTCCTTTCATCTCTCCCCAGAGGAAGAAATCCAGAGGTGAGGTGGACATagtccctttgaaatgacccgaTTGCCAATTTGATGCAGTGGACATATAGGAACTAACCATGGAATCAGCAGGACTTCATATTTCatcctttttttgcttttaagtttTGAGCACAAAATGATTcacagtgaaatgcattaaaagcgTGTGCCTAAATTAATATTGCAGTTCCTTATCAACTTTGCAGGTGGATTTCAAGTGATCCACTTGATACACATTACTGTTTCTTTGCCACCACGTTACACATTTAGAAAGGATCACACACAACTATTGGGAACTGTTCTGTgatattcttatatttttatcaaaCCTAAGGTCTTCAGAGGTACCATGCAGTTATATGGTGGTGATTAAATTAATCAATACATATTTGAAATTGTTCTCACTAGTTTATACTCTCAAAAATGAATaacttcaatttttgttttaatattaatcatttttggcGCAACAATATGCTACCACCAAGTCAGTGGTTGGTTTCAAACCGTGTGCTCCGTTCTGCCAGGATCGGCAGGACATTGAGCTGCagtaagtgagtttgagaatttATATATGTAAAAGCAACATAGTTAAGGCATAAGAAGACTGTTTTCTGCCTGCAAAGAATTTCCAAATTAATCCCACATAGACTAGTTAGAAATGGGAAAATGGTagtttgcatgaattactgttaATTACAGATGGTCCAGTGCCTGCTGTAATAGAATCCCATGTATTTCAGTACTACTTGCttcattatttattacaaaatttttggcattaaagtgtaaaaatgtgattttttttttatcatgttggctatatttttacaagttaaaaatacatttatattagtCCCACTTTTGCTATAAAGAGGCATGAAACATTTGATAAGAAGCAGAGTACTGTgcccaaaattattttatttcttattcacttaacatttccaaaatattttcaaGGAAAAATATGACAAACCCCCCCCAAGGGGCTACTTTCCATTACACTAGTTGGCAGTGTGTTTCATGTATCTACAGTTCTCTAAAAGAAATTTGTCAGTCCTTCTATTTCTTTACACATGGAACAAAGCCAAGACAAGAGATATACAACACAAGggaactttaattttattttataaataaaccaCACATGATACAAAGGAGTATATTTGAGAGGGAAGTTGTTGTtgctgtaatatttatttattgggcttctgtaaaaagctaaattttcccTTTTGGTCAAATAAAGTGCTGATGTTAAAGCAAATCTTATGTAACTGGGTTTTTCTTTACAGGCCACCCTTGTCTAACTCACACATACCAAAGCAAAGCATTCTGTTTCCTATGATGGTAGACTTGACTTACACCAGGAGTGGGCAAAGTCAGTTCCGGGGGGgccgcattggctgcaggtttttgttccaacccagttgatTAGTTGGacaacaatccttgccaataatataatttcatggcttgtcagttctttaactctgccatgtcggGTCAGTCTCATatcctaggttttttttttcatttctaaggatgtcatccaaatgatctaaagtctaaaatggatgagtaattctcagtcctgcattttttttcttcactttcgttccaagtatttaattaaaccaaatagtgcacgataaatacacaaaggtttaaatggaaacaagctaaatggagaaatgctggtttattttgtcagttacattattgctaataaggagcaactAAAAACTGAGAATACGGTGGTTTAAAACTGACATAAGCAGTAAGTGTTGAAAATCttaagcaagacaactaaaatgaagcagaagtgttacctGAGCaagaagtgcttcttattaagcatttggggtggaacaaaaacttgcagccacttcTGCCTTCCttgaatgactttgcccacctctgACTTAAACCAAAGAATTTTTGGCCAGATTCTACTTTGAATCTTGATTTAATGCTGCTGTAACCACTGTCAAAGAGTGACTTCTAAGCCCAAGAACAACCTCCTTTGATTCAAGGGACATCAAACTACAGCATCAGATTATTAGACCCAGACCCATCCTTGCATCTTTGAGCACCATGTAGCCTATATTGGGGTGTTTTAAAAAGCCATCATATTTACTTAAGGCAGGCAAAACATTTACCAATCTTGCATGACACCTCTCTTTACAGTTCTTTAGATATGTCACCTGTAGGGTATAATCAAATATGGACTTGCCACACCAAACTGCAATGGTGTCCACATTTAGTTCCTACCAGTCCTCAGACCACTGGAATAGGTTACCTGTGCCTGCTATATCAGATATAAAAACAGCACTGAAGGATAAATTGTGAACTGTTGTGGTATTATAGCCACTCCACCACAAACCATTAGTATCTTAAAAGTACCCATAAAAGATAGTgctaagaatttgttttttttccttattatttcTTTGGTATTTCTGTTCTACTGTAAAAAGGGAATTGAAAATAATAGGTAGTATCTATaagattttttaaatcaattttaatgGCACAAAGCTAACTgtaaaatttgtcatttgtggTTATTTTGAAGAAGGTCAGTTTTGCAAAGGTGTATGGGCTATAAATCACATTTAGGACAACTTACCATACAGTCATAAAATGTTATCTGGTAAAATCACAGATTTTCACAGACTTAGcattgtacaaataaaaataaagttatttcaGGATGATTTAGCTGCCATGGTCTTTAGCAAACTGGGTTTCAAGCTCAGCTGATTCATCCCTGGGTatcaggtttcctcccacgttCCAGATGTGCGTGCTTAGGTTATGTTGGTGTCCACGTTTGAACGTGCCCTGTGGTAGACTGATAAACTGACCATTCTTGATCGTTTTTACGATGCTCTCAGGAATGACTCCAGC comes from the Erpetoichthys calabaricus chromosome 4, fErpCal1.3, whole genome shotgun sequence genome and includes:
- the ndufv3 gene encoding NADH dehydrogenase [ubiquinone] flavoprotein 3, mitochondrial, coding for MAAFLLRTNGSKALKCVYLDLLGFNKIAPVTFCTKPLEPKKNVKGSKTKVPTSTTEESKEMDFDISTYKNLQHHDYSTYTFVDFDLELAKFRLPQPLSGRK